CGCCTTCTCACCACGTTCTTCGAAGATCAGGATTGTGATCTCATCGAAGCATCGGACGGCGCCTTGGCGTTGGAGAATATCATTCTTCACCGCCCAAATCTGGTGATTCTCGACGTGATGATGCCAGAGTTGAACGGCTGGCAAATCTGCAAGTACGTCAAATCCAGGGACGGTTTTGAAAGCGTAGGAATCATCATGTTGACCGCCATTGGGCCGGTCAATAATGAGATGACTTCGCCCCTCTTCGGCGCCGATGATTATATCGACAAGCCATTCGATTTTGAGGAGCTTGAGTTCAAAGTGCGTAAAGTGCTTTCCGAACGAAAAGGCCCTCAGGTCGGCTAAACGCCTCCTAAAGTTCCTTCAACATATTCTGGGCTTTTTGATACGTGGTGTCGGACTTCGGCAACATGGTCATGATGGTGCGGCAATGCGCCGCCGCCTGTGCCGGATTAGATTTTCTCTCGCCCGCCGCCTTGATGTAGAGGTTGCGCGCCTCAACGAGTAGTTTGGCCTGTAAATCGGAT
This Microvenator marinus DNA region includes the following protein-coding sequences:
- a CDS encoding response regulator, with the protein product MSEEQDELNFGEPSERSRPLILLADDDPEIRRLLTTFFEDQDCDLIEASDGALALENIILHRPNLVILDVMMPELNGWQICKYVKSRDGFESVGIIMLTAIGPVNNEMTSPLFGADDYIDKPFDFEELEFKVRKVLSERKGPQVG